CGCAAGCCGCTTGACGATGTGCGCGTTCGCCAAGCGCTGAGCCTGGCGATCGATCGGCGAGAAATCGTGGAGCATGTCACCCAAGGCGGACAGATTCCCGCCGACAGTTTGGTTCCACCGGTGCTCCGGCGAAATGTGCCCTACGAAGCGGCTCATTGCGATCGAGAAAACGTGGTGAAAGCCCGCCGCTTGCTGGCGGAAGCAGGGTTTCCTGGTGGCGAAGGATTTCCGAAGCTCGCAATTTTGTTTAATCCGCTCGAACTGCATTCGTCGATCGCGCAGGTTATTCAATCGCAATGGAAAGAAAATCTTGGCATCGGCATCGAGTTGCAACAGCAAGAATGGGGTGCCTATCAAAGTGCGCAAGTCCGGTTGGATTACGATATCGCGCGCTACGGCTGGATCGCCGACTACCCGGATCCGGCGACGTTTCTCAAGATGTGGGTTACCGGCGGCGGCAACAACAGCACCGGTTGGAGCAACCTGGAATATGACAAGTTGATCGAGCAAGCCCAGGACGCCGACCAGAACAGCCGCTTGGAAATTTATCACCGGGCGGAGCAGATTTTGATGAATGAATTACCCATAATACCGCTTTATTATTATGTGAGCATGGGCATGACCGCGCCCTACGTGAAAGGCGTTTACGGCAATCTGCAGAATCTGCATCCGCTCAAGGAAGTGTCGATCGACTGGGAAGAAAAACGCCGCTTCCAGCCCCGAGGGCCGTTTCCACTCGATCACCCCTCAACGGCTGCCGCGCACTGATATTGTCTTTGTTTCAACATCGCTCACGCGATCAAACTGTGCTGTGATTTGGTTTCTACTTCGACGACTGGGCTGGATGGCCGTCACGCTGTGGGTGGTGTTTACGGTCTTGTTCTTTTTGATGCGTGCCATCCCCGGGGGGCCGTTCGACGGCGAGCGACAACTTGAGCCGGCGATTGAAGCGAACATGAAGGCCCGCTACGGTTTGGATCAGCCGATTTGGATGCAATATGCCAACGAGCTGTGGCGAGATCTGCACTGCGACTTTGGCTACAGCTATCGTCGCGCCGATTTCAGCGTCCGCGAGATCGTTGGGCAAGCCTTGCCAGTTTCCGCGGCCCTGGGCCTACTGGCGCTGACGTTTGCGGTGACGCTTGGATTGACGGCCGGCACCATCTCCGCGGTTCGGCGACGATCGTCGCTCGATTTCGGATTTATGACGTTGGCGACGCTTGGTATCGCCGTGCCAAATTTCGTCGTGGCAAGCATCGCCATTATCTTGTTTGCGTTTGTGTGGCCAGTATTTCCAGCCGCCGGCTGGGGAAAGATTAGCCAAATGGTTTTGCCGGCGTTTTGCCTGGGCGCGCCGTACGCAGCCTACATCGCGCGCTTGTCGCGGACAGGAATGCTCGATGTATTGTCGCAAGACTATATTCGCACGGCATACGCCAAGGGGCTTTCGACGCGCGCCGTGATTTTTCGCCACGCCTTGAAGGGCGCGATGCTACCGGTGGTTTCCTACCTTGGCCCGGCGATCGCGGGCATTTTGACCGGCTCACTTGTGATCGAAACCATCTTCTTTGTGCCAGGACTTGGAGCGCACGCCGTTCAATCCGCATTGCAGCGCGACTGGACGTTATCGATGGGGTTGGCCCTGCTCTATACGACGATCCTCTGCTCGATGAATTTACTGGTGGACTTTGTCTATACACTGCTTGATCCGCGAGTCAAGCTGCAATAGGTCTTCGTTTTCCCTGGATCCGCCATGGCAACGCCCCCCGACTTCGAACTCCAACGCTATGCCGTCCTGCTCCGCGAAGCCGAGCGGATTCGCGGCATTTCATTGTGGCTCGACGCTTGGCGGCGACTGAGACGAAATCGCACGGCAATGGCGTCGTTGGCGGTGCTGGTTGGGTTATCGATCTTGGCGGCACTCACTCCGGCATTGCCGCTGCAGCCACCGCGAACGGTTCGCCTCGATCGGCAGTTTGCGGCCCCGACGTTTTCCAATCACGAATCGGACGAACTGAGATTGCGGGAAGGCGAGGCCGCCGCCGGAGGCGATCCGCAAGAAGTCGGCTTCGGCAAGTTCAACTGGATCAACAACAAGCTGTTTGACGTTCGGACAGCAATTTTTGGTCGCTGGTCATTGCCGTCACTCTGCGGCACCGATCAACTGGGGCGGGATGTGCTATCGCGACTTTTTTGGGGGGCGCGAGTTTCGCTGTTGGTTGGACTGGTGGCCACGCTCGTGTCGCTGGTGATCGGCGTTTCCTACGGCGCGACAGCAGGATACCTCGGAGGCCGCGTCGACAGCGTCATGATGCGGATTGTTGATATGCTGTATTCGATCCCGTTTATTTTCGTGGTGATTTTCGTGATTACCATTCTCAGCGAGCCAAGCATCAAAGAGCAGTTAGAAAGCGTTGGCATCAATCGGATCGTAATCTTTTTCTTTGTCGTCGGGGCCATTTATTGGCTGACGATGGCCCGCGTCGTGCGGGGGCAAGTGATTTCGCTCAAAGAGAACCAATTCATCGAAGCGGCAAGAACCATTGGCGCAAGTGCGCCGCGAATTATTTTTCGCCATTTGGTGCCTAACTTGCTCAGTGTTGTGATCGTCTATCTGACGCTTACGATTCCCAACGTGATGCTGTTCGAGGCGTTTCTTTCGTTCCTGGGCCTCGGCGTGCAAAAGCCGGACGTCTCTTGGGGCATGCTAGCGGACGAAGGGGTCAAAGCAATCACTCCCATTCATATTTATTGGTGGCTCGTGGCATTTCCCAGCATAGCGCTCGGGCTGACGCTGTTTTCGTTGAACTTCCTTGGCGACGGCCTCCGCGACGCCCTCGATCCGCGATTGAAGAATCGATGACTGCGGATTTTGAACCGTAAACCCTCACATCCTGAACCCTTCCACCTTTCCCTATGCCGCTACTCGAAATCGACAATCTCGGCGTCGAATTTCACACCGACGACGGCATCGTGCGCGCGGTCGATGGAATCTCGATGTCGATTGAACCCGGTGAAACGCTCGGCATCGTCGGCGAAAGTGGTTCGGGCAAGAGCGTATCGAGTTTGGCGGTGTTGGGGCTTATTTCCCAGCCGCCGGGCAAAATTACCAGCGGCCGAGCGATTTTCGACCATCGCGATTTGTTGCGAATGTCGCAGCGCGAATTGAGTGATATCCGTGGGAATCGGATCGCGATGATCTTTCAGGATCCGATGACCTCGCTGAATCCGCTACTGACAGTGGCTCAGCAACTCACGGAAGTCACGCGACGCCATTGGCGATATACGCACGCTCAAGCCCTGCGTCACGCGATCGAAATGCTCCAGCGCGTCGGCATTCCGGCCGCGGCCCGGCGAGTTCACGATTACCCACATCAATTTTCTGGCGGCATGCGCCAGCGCGTGATGATTGCGATGGCCCTCTCTTGCAAGCCATCGTTGCTAATCGCCGACGAACCGACCACTGCGCTCGATGTGACGATTCAAGCCCAAATTCTGGATCTGATGCGAGAATTGCAGGCTGCCGAAGGAACCGCGATCGTGCTAATTACGCACGACCTGGGAGTGGTCGCCAATATGTGCCGCCGGGTCAATGTCATGTACGCCGGTCGGTACATCGAAGAGGCGTCGATCGGCGATCTGTTTGCTCGCCCGCGGCATCCGTATACCTCCGGACTACTGAATTCGATTCCGCGCCTCGACGACGCGCGAAACCAATTAACTCCGATCCGCGGCCAGCCTCCGGACTTGACCCAGTTGCCCGGCGGCTGCGCATTCCAATCGCGCTGCCCAGTTGCCATCGACCGCTGCACGACCGAGGTTCCGTTGCTATCGGTTTCCGAAGATGGCCGGCAATTTGCCTGCTTCAACTCCAACCAAGGGACACCTCACGCTCCGTCGTGAGGGCTGGATCAAATGGGATGCTGCTCTCGCGGTTCATACTTCACCGCGAAGCTTGAAGAGCCGAATTTGTGAAAGCATTTCAAATGCCGACGACGCTGCCAAAGACCGACGCCGCATCCAGCGCTCTCCACGAGGGGCCGTTGCTCGAAGTACGCAATCTGGAAGTTTACTTCCCCTTCACCCGCGGGCACTTGTTCAACCGTCAGCACGGCGATGTTCGGGCCGTCGATGGCGTCAGCTTTACCGTCGGCGCAGGCGAGACGCTGGGCCTGGTCGGTGAATCGGGCTGCGGCAAATCGACGACAGCCCGGGCAATTCTCAATCTGATCAAACCCACCGGCGGCCAAGTGCTTTGGCAAGGCCGGCGCATCGATGGCTTGGGCGACTCGGCCATGCTGCCGTTCCGCCGCCAGATGCAGATGATCTTTCAAGACCCGTTCGCGTCGCTCAACCCGCGGATGACTGTCGGTTCGATCATTGCCGAGCCGATGCACATTTTTCGCTTGCACCAGCGCGGCCGCCGCAAGCTCGAAGTGTTGCGGCTGATGGACATGGTGGGCCTCAACCCGCGATTTTTGAACCGTTACCCGCACGAGTTTTCGGGCGGCCAGCGGCAGCGCATTGGCATCGCGCGGGCGCTGGCGGTCAATCCGCGGCTGATCCTCTGCGACGAACCCGTGTCGGCGCTCGATGTCTCGATCCAAGCCCAGATCATCAATTTGCTGATGGAACTGCAACAGCAACTTGGGCTGGCCTACGTCTTCATCGCTCACGATCTGTCGGTCGTGCGTCATATCTCCAATCGCGTCGGAGTGATGTACCTGGGCAAGATCGTGGAACTTGCGGATGTCGAATCGCTCTACCGCCGGCCTCAGCATCCCTACACCCAGGCATTGCTATCTGCCGTGCCGATCCCCAATCCGCCCGTCGAACGTCAGCGCCAGCGGATCGTACTGACCGGCGACGTGCCGTCGCCAGATTGCGTTTATCCCGGCTGCCGCTTTGCGGATCGATGCCCGATTGTCGAGCCGGATTGCACGAGAATTCCCCCGGAGTTAGTCGGCGGCGGCCATCAAGTGGCGTGTCTGGTGGCAAATCGCGGCGGGCATGCAGGGAATGGAGACTAGGGAACTCAGGTGCATTTCATTGAATAACGATGAATTTGGATGGAAGGCAAAGAATTTCGATTCGTAAATCTGAAATTCAGAGGAACAGCGATCATCCATGATCCATCTTCAACTGCGTTCGCTCGTCTCCGATTTGCCGATTAGGTTTTTCAGTCCAAGTTGCAAGATAATTCGCATTGCCGCGCGAGCTTCTTTTTGATTGATCTTCGATTGGCCGCGCTCACGGTCGGCGAACAGGATCGGCGTCTCGGCAAACGTCGCTCCGCGGCGGCGGAGCATCCAGAGCACTTCTTCCTGAAAGGAGTATCCGCGCGAGCGAATTGCATCAAAATCCAGTTCTTTGAGCTTCGACACTCGATAGCAACGATACCCGCCGCTCACGTCCTTTGGATTCAGCCATAGCAACCAGCGTGCGTACAGATTCACCGCCCGGCTCATCAGCTTCCGCTTTAGCGGCCAGCCGACAGTGCCGCCGCCGCGAACGTAGCGCGAGCCAATCATTACATCGACCGGCCGTACACCAGGCGGTTCCATCGTCAGCATCGCCGGTATATATCGCGGATGATGGCTGAAATCGGCATCGACATTGAGTAGATAGTCATAATCGTGGTCAATGGCATACTTCATGCCGGCGATAATCGCAGTACCCAGACCAAGTTTGCCGGTGCGATGCAGGCATTGCAACCGCTTGTCCACTGCCGCACGCGAATCGCACCACGCACCGGTTCCGTCGGGCGAATTGTCGTCGATCACTAGAAAATCGACCTGCGGTGCGACCGTGAAGACCTCATCCACCAGCAGCGGCAAGTTGTCGATTTCGTTGTAGGTGGCCGTCATCACGAGCGCACGGCCTGTCGGCTTCGTACTCGAAGTAGAAGAATTCGCGACGATCGAAGACTCAGGTTCAACCATGCTGGCAACGGGATCCCCGCTAGATTGCAAATCTGTAAATTCTTGTTGACAACACTCTGGAATAGGGGAAAGCAGATCTAACAAATGCAATCACCGCTCGAAAACCTTGGCTATCTCCGCGACCTCCCGTGGATTGAGTGGCGGCTTTATGGCTGCGCCGCATGCGCTCCGTCGTAGCTGCCGCGAGGCGATTCGCACCAAGACTTGCAGTCTCGATTCGCACGCATGATTTGGTTCGGCTTACGGAGCTTGCAACGAACTGCCCGTGTTGGATTTTAGCGGCGCGACGAATTTGAATGAACCTCAATTCACCCAATCTGTCGTAATCGTGATACCGCGCTGAGCGAGCAAAGACTCGAAAATTCACGTGAATGCCGCGATTTTTTCCGCGCTATTCGACGGCTGGTCAATTTCGCCTATAATCGAGTGCATCCTCCCCCCGCGCTCCCCTGCCCCGATGATTCGCCCTGCCTCGCCCGAGCCGCCTCGACTTTTTCGTCGCAATAACGCCCGCAGTGATCGGCAGGTGATTCCGCTGCGCCAACGCGACATTCCCAATCCATTCGGCGCGCCATTCTGGTTCACTTATGTTGCGAATTTGACCTTGATGACTGCGTTGAGCCTGCTGTATCGCTACGCCGACTTCGTCACATTTTTGGGCGGCTCCGAATTTGAACTCGGGCTGATCACCGGCCTGGGAATGGTGGGCAGCCTGTTGATGCGATTTCTGCAAGGCTTCGGTATCGATCGCTATGGCGTGCGTATGGTTTGGCTGATTTCGCTGCTCGTGTTCGTAGGATCGTTGATTGCGCACGCGTTGCCGACGACCGTTCATGGTCCGGCGGTTTACTTTTTGCAATTGATTTTTCGCACCGCGGCCGCCGGAGCTTACGGCGCAGCCATCACCTTCATCGCCCTGCGAGCGAATGCCGCCCGGATGGCCGAGGCGATCGGAATGCTCGGCACCTCGGGCTTCATTGCGATGGCTATTGGACCGATTCTGGGCGACTTGCTGCTAGGAAACAAACCGACCGACCGCGGCACGATTAACTTGATGTTCTTCACCGCCGCAGGCATGGGAATCATTTCATGGGCTTCTGCCATCCTTGCGACTCGCGGACAGCCGCCGCCGCCGCGACGCCGCCAGCTTCCACTATGGGCGGTGCTGCGGCGTTATCATCCTGGCCTCATGCTATTCATGGGGATCCTGATGGGAGTGGGATCTGGTCTGCCGACGATTTTCGTTCGGGCATTTACGACCCGCCTGGAAATCGAAAGTATCGCGTGGTACTTCACGACGTACGCCATGGTGGCGTTTTTTGCCAGAATTTTGACGCGGCGGATCTGCGAAATTTGGGGCGCTCGTCCGACGATCATCACCGGAATGCTGCTGCTTGTGGTCGGCACCTCGGCCTTTGACTTGGTTCGCACGACGTGGCAACTGGCGATTCCGGGGCTATTTGCCGGTATCGCCCATGCCCTGCTATTCCCCGCCATTGTGGCGACCGGAACAAGTAGCTTCCCAGAGCGATATCGCGGTCTGGGGACGGCCGCCATGCTGGCAATGATCGATTTTGGCGTGCTGGCCGGCGCTCCGGTCGCCGGCGGTATTGTTTCGCTGGCCAATGCGCTGGGCCTGCCGGGATTCTCTACGATGTATCTGAGCATCGCGGCCGCGCTCTTGCTGGGCGCCGGATGGTATGCCATCGCGGGCGACAAGAAACCATTGATGAATCGACGGCAAACGCTACGCCGCGTCGCCGTGGACAACGCAGCCAATTAGCTTGGCTCCGCCGTCGGCCAATCGACGACACATGGCCTGTGCAACCTTTCGCGGTGTGCCATCGATTTCGACCGACAGAATGATCCCGTCGGCGAAGGGCAAGTAGAAGTCCGCCGCCGGCATCGAGTGCCGCGAATGAACCACGGTCGAATTCAGTGGTCCGGCAGCCACAAGAATGAGATCGAACCGGCGTCGTAATTCCGGCCAGAGCTTCGCCAATGGTTCGCGATCATCGTGGCCGAGCTTAGCATTGCTGCCGGTCAGCAATTGAATCGCTGGATGCTCCGTCGGCACGATGGCCGTCAGCGCGCTGGCGGGGTCCGCTAATGCAGCACTCATGCCAGCGGAGCATTGCAAGCCCAAGCCACGCGCCACGCTGCAATCGGGCCCAGCGCCTTCAACAATCAACACTTTCGGCCACCGATTTGTGGAACTGCTGATGTGCGGAATGATGCTCGCCGCCAATGGTATGAGCCAGGAAGCGTCGAGCGTCGTTCGACCGGCATCGATCACCAGCAGCGTTGTCTGTTTGTCGAGCGGAAACCGCTTCAACAAATGGTCTCGCAACTCGCAATACTCCTCACGCAGCGGTAGCGTCGGATGCAGCTTGGGCTCGAATGGTGTGGGTAACTCGGCATGTTCAGGCGATAGAATCGCTCGCTTCTCGGCTGTTTCACTATCCCGGAAAATCAACCGCTGAAGCTCTTCCAGCCTGGCAATTGCAGAGGTAGCAACGTCGTCTGCCGCGACTGCCGGGGCGCCATTTGCTGATTGCTCGCAGGTGGAGTTTGACTCATCCGTCGCGGTAGCCGTGGAATCGATGGTGGCGGGAATTGCACACGGCTCCGATGCGATTTCATCAAATTCTGGATGCGCATCGGACGGCAAATATTCCGTCGCCACTTGGGCGAATGGCTCGAATGGCTCGATGATCGCAGTGGCATCCGTGATGTACTCGGCAGGGTCGAGCAGTGCCCGAGCATTCATGCTTTCGCCGCAGGGGGTCTCGGAATCTGTAACAACATTGTCTAATCCCAACGCCTCGACGGTCTCGGCGGCAGGTCGCACCTCGTCGTTGCGCAGCAGTGGACTGGAGCGCCGTATCGGCGACGACGGCTGTTTCGGCGACAGCGCTTTGAGAAGAAGGCTCACGTCACCAGCAATCGAAGAAAAGGGGACGAGTGATTCGGAACGTCGGTTAAAATTCGATAAGGCTAAAAATGGCGAGGCAGATTCGGATCATGTTCTGCACAACTATCCATGCCGAAGCTTCGCAAACAACTGCCGGTACTCCTGCCGGCGCACTACTTGCTTGATATTGCGATTCACGCCCCCGGCGGGTTCGGCTGGCTCTTCAATGACGATTAACTCATCATCGCTGGTTTGCACCCATGCAAGCCGCGAATTCGCCGCTGTATCGAGGTGCGAACTCAGGGGCAGCTTCATGCCAAAATGCTCGGCTTGATCGGGCAGCTCACTCAAAGTATCTGTGGCTGGCGCTGGATCGCCCACTTCCCGATCCTCACAGGAAGAGTCAACGATGGGCGCATCCGTCGGAGTGCCCCCGGCCCAATTCTTCGGACCAATACCGATGGGAGGCAACCTGTCCGCCGCGATGGGAGGCAGCATTGCCGCCAATTCGCGACTCTCGGGGCCTCGCACCAGAGGCCGATTTGCGAGCGCATCTCGCTCGATCAGCGTATACCGATCGAGCACGACTTCCTCTTCGTCGAATGTGTGGAACGGCGTTGTGAGCGATTGGAACGTCAACTCCACTTCCGGATGAATGCTTCCGGCCGGCTGAAAATCATCTTCGGCGGCAGCAAACTCGACGGCACTTCCAAGTTCTGACGATACGACGCCTTTTTTGGGCGTCGATGTCCGATTGTGGGTTGGAAAGGGAACCGCGGCCGGCAAATCCTCGGATGAGTCGTCGTCGAGTTGACCGAATTCGATAATGTTTGCTTCGCGCTCAGCAGCCGCAGATTCGATATTCGAACTCCACGGCATCGGCAATTGTTGTAAATCGGCCCACGCTTCTTCGATGCCGGCTGCCGTAAGCTGCTTCATGCCACCGGCGTAGGCGAGCAGCAGCGCATGATCGCAGACTTGATTGATGAGCCGCGGTATTCCGTCGGTCGCCTGACGGACTGCGTTCAAGGCATCCTCGGTAAACACCTCGCCGGCGTTGCCGCCCACGTGCTCGATTTGATGCCGGACATACTCAAGCGTTTGCGATTGATCCAGCGATTCTAAATAGCCGCGAACAACAATTCGCTGATTCAACGATTCGAGTTTGGGGCTGGCAAATCGCTCTTCCAACGGTGGCCCACCGACGAGGACCATTCGAACTCGCGGTTGTCCGTTGCGCACCAGATTCGTAATGAGCCGCAACTCTTCCATCAATCGCAGTGGCAGAGTATGTGCTTCGTCGACGATGAGTAGCAAACCCTCGCTTGCCGCATTGGCTGAGTTCGGGCGTGGAGCGAGATGATCGATGAGCGATAGACGCAAGTCGCCTTCATCCATGTCTCGGTAGGGCAGGCCAAGTTCAAACAAGATGGCTTGGAGCAGCGCACGGCGATGTGGCAATCTGCCGCTGGCAAGCTGGGCAGTTTCAAGCTGACCGCGGAACTGTTCCGCGAGCACTTGGCAGAGCAACGTCTTGCCGGTTCCAGACGGGCCGACAATCATGGCCGCGCCTTCGATCCGCTCAATACACCGTCCCACCGCCTGGCGAGCGGCCTCGATGGCGGCGCCAGGGAAGTACCGCTTGGCCAACGGCGCTGCGGCAAACGGTCGTTCGCGGAATCCAAAATAGGACTCGTACATGCTTCAGTAGGCCGCGGGTCGAGCGGCACCATTAAATAGGCAAGCAATCAATTCGTGGTTTCGGCACTGCGTTGTAAGCGGAACCTGCGGCGCGCTTACTTAGGTTCGGCGTTTTGGCGGCCGTTCGATTAGCTTTCAAGGCTGCACGTTGCTAGCACCAATATTTATTCGAGCACGCTGCTAGCGGATCGGCGATCAAATCAAATAAAAACTGGCGATCGGCCATTGCAGAAATTGTGAGCACCAGGACTGCGGCTGCCAGCGATAATTCGGCGACTCCGACCAGGCGTCGCACCCAGACCGGCTCATTCTTCGGCCGCTCTCGAGGCTGAATATACGGATCGCCTGGAAGCACTCCCAGCACTGCGACGCCAAGCGACTGGCGAACTTCCGCAGCGGTATGAAATGTTATTTCGGCAGCCTGCGACGAGCGCCCAACCAGGACTCCCGCGGCAATTGCGATCAGTCCGCATAAGTAGATGGACAAACGCGGACTGGCCCCCCCTGCCGTAACAAGCTGTCGCGGCGCCGCCTTCAGGGCGGCCGTCAATCGTTCAAAACTCTGCCGCGCGGATTGTTCGGTTTGGAGGGTCGATTGATAGGCCATCTCGGCCGCCTCGACTTGTTCGAGCAACGTCCGATAATGCTCGTTGACGATTTGCCAATTTTGCTCCGTTTCGGCCGAAATCGCCGGCGATTTCGGCTGGGCAGCTTGGGGCATTTCGCTAACCTCGAGCGCAAGTAGGCGCAACTGCGATTCTCCGTCGCGAATCGCCATTTCCATTTGACGTACGAGCGGGTGCGATTCGGTAAAATTCGTCAGCAACTCAGTTCGCCGCCGTCGCAATTCGGCAAGCTGCTGATTTGCTCTTTCCCAGGCTGGATTAGCTCCCGTCCGTCGTCGCGATTCCTGATTCTGCTCGACGATGGCCGAGTTTTCGACCACCGGTTGTTGAGTGGCGGCCTTTGAATTTGCTCTTGCCAACTCTGTAAAATGCTCGGACAGGAATCGTGTGAATTGCTGATGAGCGACGTTGTATTTGTCGAGCGCCGCGGCAAGGGATGCTTCGATTTCCGCCAAGTTCGACTTGGCTCGCTTCGTCGCTTCGACGTCGGCTTGCCAAGTTTCAGTCGCTTTGAGGGCCTTCGCGCGGTCGGCCGATGCAAAGCCATCGGACAGAATGCCCGTCAATGTCATCAAGATCACAAACACCGCCAGCGAAACGGCACCAAAGACATACAGCCGTTTGCCGCGATTGGTGCGCATGGATCGGTTCCGTGATGATCGCGAAAGCGTAAGAAAAGACACTCGCGGGGCGCAAAACGCCGTCTATCGATTGCTATCGACGCCTTGACGCAGCTAGCTTGAAGAGGTTTGCTCGCTAGAGCCAATTGCGATTCACCGAAATGCTAGCATTGGCATATAATGAGTCTGATGATTCCTCGACAGTTCAAAATCAAGATTTGCGGTGTGACGACAGCGGAAGACGCCGTCGCTGTGGCGCAAGCTGGCGCAGATGCCATCGGCTTGAATTTCTATCCCCGAAGTAAGCGCTATGTGACTCTTGAGCAAGCCACAAGAATTGCCGCCAATATTCCAGCCGAAGTCGTGAAGGTTGGAGTTTTCGTAAATCCTACGCGCGACGAGCTGAAGGCTGCAATCGAAGCAGCATCATTGGAATGGGTTCAACTGCACGGTGATGAATCTCCGGAATATGTCGCTCAGCTCCGAAACATGGCGGTGGTTAAAGCCTTTCGCTGGGATGGCTCGGGGCGTGCAATTGAAGAGTTCTTCGAGAGACACCGCTCGCATGGCGGCATGCCGCGGTGTATCTTAATCGATGCCCCCTGCGCCAACGAATATGGAGGAACAGGCGTGTCGGCAGATTGGACATCGATTGGACAATGGTGGTCGCAAAGGCCAAAAA
This region of Pirellulales bacterium genomic DNA includes:
- a CDS encoding ABC transporter permease subunit, with the translated sequence MAVTLWVVFTVLFFLMRAIPGGPFDGERQLEPAIEANMKARYGLDQPIWMQYANELWRDLHCDFGYSYRRADFSVREIVGQALPVSAALGLLALTFAVTLGLTAGTISAVRRRSSLDFGFMTLATLGIAVPNFVVASIAIILFAFVWPVFPAAGWGKISQMVLPAFCLGAPYAAYIARLSRTGMLDVLSQDYIRTAYAKGLSTRAVIFRHALKGAMLPVVSYLGPAIAGILTGSLVIETIFFVPGLGAHAVQSALQRDWTLSMGLALLYTTILCSMNLLVDFVYTLLDPRVKLQ
- a CDS encoding ABC transporter permease: MATPPDFELQRYAVLLREAERIRGISLWLDAWRRLRRNRTAMASLAVLVGLSILAALTPALPLQPPRTVRLDRQFAAPTFSNHESDELRLREGEAAAGGDPQEVGFGKFNWINNKLFDVRTAIFGRWSLPSLCGTDQLGRDVLSRLFWGARVSLLVGLVATLVSLVIGVSYGATAGYLGGRVDSVMMRIVDMLYSIPFIFVVIFVITILSEPSIKEQLESVGINRIVIFFFVVGAIYWLTMARVVRGQVISLKENQFIEAARTIGASAPRIIFRHLVPNLLSVVIVYLTLTIPNVMLFEAFLSFLGLGVQKPDVSWGMLADEGVKAITPIHIYWWLVAFPSIALGLTLFSLNFLGDGLRDALDPRLKNR
- a CDS encoding ABC transporter ATP-binding protein, with the protein product MPLLEIDNLGVEFHTDDGIVRAVDGISMSIEPGETLGIVGESGSGKSVSSLAVLGLISQPPGKITSGRAIFDHRDLLRMSQRELSDIRGNRIAMIFQDPMTSLNPLLTVAQQLTEVTRRHWRYTHAQALRHAIEMLQRVGIPAAARRVHDYPHQFSGGMRQRVMIAMALSCKPSLLIADEPTTALDVTIQAQILDLMRELQAAEGTAIVLITHDLGVVANMCRRVNVMYAGRYIEEASIGDLFARPRHPYTSGLLNSIPRLDDARNQLTPIRGQPPDLTQLPGGCAFQSRCPVAIDRCTTEVPLLSVSEDGRQFACFNSNQGTPHAPS
- a CDS encoding ATP-binding cassette domain-containing protein; translation: MPTTLPKTDAASSALHEGPLLEVRNLEVYFPFTRGHLFNRQHGDVRAVDGVSFTVGAGETLGLVGESGCGKSTTARAILNLIKPTGGQVLWQGRRIDGLGDSAMLPFRRQMQMIFQDPFASLNPRMTVGSIIAEPMHIFRLHQRGRRKLEVLRLMDMVGLNPRFLNRYPHEFSGGQRQRIGIARALAVNPRLILCDEPVSALDVSIQAQIINLLMELQQQLGLAYVFIAHDLSVVRHISNRVGVMYLGKIVELADVESLYRRPQHPYTQALLSAVPIPNPPVERQRQRIVLTGDVPSPDCVYPGCRFADRCPIVEPDCTRIPPELVGGGHQVACLVANRGGHAGNGD
- a CDS encoding polyprenol monophosphomannose synthase, whose translation is MVEPESSIVANSSTSSTKPTGRALVMTATYNEIDNLPLLVDEVFTVAPQVDFLVIDDNSPDGTGAWCDSRAAVDKRLQCLHRTGKLGLGTAIIAGMKYAIDHDYDYLLNVDADFSHHPRYIPAMLTMEPPGVRPVDVMIGSRYVRGGGTVGWPLKRKLMSRAVNLYARWLLWLNPKDVSGGYRCYRVSKLKELDFDAIRSRGYSFQEEVLWMLRRRGATFAETPILFADRERGQSKINQKEARAAMRIILQLGLKNLIGKSETSERS
- a CDS encoding MFS transporter, with the translated sequence MIRPASPEPPRLFRRNNARSDRQVIPLRQRDIPNPFGAPFWFTYVANLTLMTALSLLYRYADFVTFLGGSEFELGLITGLGMVGSLLMRFLQGFGIDRYGVRMVWLISLLVFVGSLIAHALPTTVHGPAVYFLQLIFRTAAAGAYGAAITFIALRANAARMAEAIGMLGTSGFIAMAIGPILGDLLLGNKPTDRGTINLMFFTAAGMGIISWASAILATRGQPPPPRRRQLPLWAVLRRYHPGLMLFMGILMGVGSGLPTIFVRAFTTRLEIESIAWYFTTYAMVAFFARILTRRICEIWGARPTIITGMLLLVVGTSAFDLVRTTWQLAIPGLFAGIAHALLFPAIVATGTSSFPERYRGLGTAAMLAMIDFGVLAGAPVAGGIVSLANALGLPGFSTMYLSIAAALLLGAGWYAIAGDKKPLMNRRQTLRRVAVDNAAN
- a CDS encoding AAA family ATPase, which produces MYESYFGFRERPFAAAPLAKRYFPGAAIEAARQAVGRCIERIEGAAMIVGPSGTGKTLLCQVLAEQFRGQLETAQLASGRLPHRRALLQAILFELGLPYRDMDEGDLRLSLIDHLAPRPNSANAASEGLLLIVDEAHTLPLRLMEELRLITNLVRNGQPRVRMVLVGGPPLEERFASPKLESLNQRIVVRGYLESLDQSQTLEYVRHQIEHVGGNAGEVFTEDALNAVRQATDGIPRLINQVCDHALLLAYAGGMKQLTAAGIEEAWADLQQLPMPWSSNIESAAAEREANIIEFGQLDDDSSEDLPAAVPFPTHNRTSTPKKGVVSSELGSAVEFAAAEDDFQPAGSIHPEVELTFQSLTTPFHTFDEEEVVLDRYTLIERDALANRPLVRGPESRELAAMLPPIAADRLPPIGIGPKNWAGGTPTDAPIVDSSCEDREVGDPAPATDTLSELPDQAEHFGMKLPLSSHLDTAANSRLAWVQTSDDELIVIEEPAEPAGGVNRNIKQVVRRQEYRQLFAKLRHG
- a CDS encoding phosphoribosylanthranilate isomerase, coding for MIPRQFKIKICGVTTAEDAVAVAQAGADAIGLNFYPRSKRYVTLEQATRIAANIPAEVVKVGVFVNPTRDELKAAIEAASLEWVQLHGDESPEYVAQLRNMAVVKAFRWDGSGRAIEEFFERHRSHGGMPRCILIDAPCANEYGGTGVSADWTSIGQWWSQRPKIPLILAGGLSPQNVAVAMRESRVDLVDCASGVEASPGRKDPILVAEFVRTVMQSRRSMG